From a single Fulvivirga ulvae genomic region:
- a CDS encoding nucleoid-structuring protein H-NS — translation MALIFSNTIYRSSRVFLFAFVAIMMIGGIGCKSKKKAGDVTDTAAEKAKMEQEALEREKQRAEEERRRAEEERLAREKAREKAEAPANKLSTYFSAIANASSTTSANQTINEALTLFASPQVPVLIVISEEDGQKDYDRPVTIKEYLNYLKDQKKNINDIGDLQYDSSGRITELELIKRK, via the coding sequence ATGGCACTAATATTTTCAAACACAATATACCGCTCATCACGAGTTTTTTTATTTGCCTTTGTGGCAATAATGATGATTGGTGGAATCGGCTGTAAAAGTAAAAAGAAGGCAGGCGATGTAACTGACACTGCAGCAGAAAAGGCTAAAATGGAGCAGGAGGCATTGGAAAGAGAGAAGCAGCGCGCCGAGGAAGAAAGACGGAGGGCTGAAGAAGAGAGGCTTGCACGGGAAAAAGCCCGTGAGAAAGCAGAAGCTCCTGCCAATAAGCTCTCAACATATTTCAGTGCTATTGCCAATGCAAGCAGCACCACATCTGCAAACCAGACTATCAATGAGGCTTTGACATTATTCGCATCACCCCAGGTACCGGTGCTGATAGTAATAAGCGAAGAAGATGGCCAGAAAGATTATGACAGGCCTGTTACTATAAAGGAGTACCTCAACTACCTGAAAGACCAGAAGAAAAATATCAATGACATCGGAGATCTTCAATACGATTCATCAGGCAGGATCACGGAGTTGGAGCTAATTAAGAGAAAATAA
- a CDS encoding leucine-rich repeat domain-containing protein, whose protein sequence is MKISKPLYIACLFLVSIGFSTSVAAQSSNLQQEEIADHEAKVKDIVAFLEYVLNTLGNRSTSARDKDVIVNQSYTKIFRDEKVQIEDDLDEARDVITYKNVQAYLKDVDFFFKGVKFDFNIEDISHYVNDKGELFFRVSLTRNLKGIGIEGDSVNNTKKRFIEINLKPESQDLKIASIYTNEFSQKEALSRWWRDLSYEWKAIFKRKVELIDSATISDIKNISQISELDISGNQYITNIEPLSQLSNLTRLDISGTGISDLKPIRNLTKLEELNISNTRVDNLEPLKYAGALRYLELTNTPVRDISTIKRLGKLQSLNLNGTEVADISPVAGLTDLKNLQLAYTPLLSIDVLKPVKTLEELNISSTHVTTLSPAAELKELKIIKADSTPVASLAALSSLKSLKIISVNYTTVSDLSSLSELPELERIYCDRTAITKEAASEFMAENPGVLVVFESEDLKNWWTSLPVSWKTIFETFVNIQNQKPTKEELAKITALDSINISDNLYIQSIEPLTKLRKLQTIILSNTAVFDLSPLEGLRNVSYLDVSGTEVNNFAPVASLNRLHTFKANKTDLPNLDDLNNLSRLREVEADHTLVNEVHVQQFINNHPECLVIFKTEYLKAWWEDLDPTWRSIFSTQTTLNSTPTRQQLHKLIELEVVQFAEAPVSDLSPLRNFLNIIELMFSGTAVSDLTPLKEFKSLEKLQISKSPVNNISALANFAKLTTLDISNTPVNNLDAISGLENLTELNCSGTQIKRLNALDNLVNLHVLDCSNTNVKRLDEVMHLDLRVLKCYNTRISSRRVEEFKQSNPDCNVIYY, encoded by the coding sequence ATGAAGATCAGTAAACCCCTGTATATTGCATGCCTTTTCCTGGTATCTATTGGCTTTTCAACAAGTGTAGCCGCTCAAAGCAGCAATCTGCAGCAGGAAGAAATTGCCGACCATGAGGCAAAAGTAAAAGATATTGTCGCTTTCCTGGAATATGTGCTCAACACACTGGGCAACAGGTCTACATCTGCCCGTGATAAGGACGTGATCGTTAACCAGAGCTATACCAAAATATTCAGAGACGAAAAAGTGCAGATCGAGGATGATCTGGACGAAGCGCGTGACGTGATCACCTATAAAAATGTACAGGCATATCTGAAGGATGTCGATTTCTTCTTCAAAGGAGTAAAGTTTGACTTTAATATTGAAGATATCAGCCATTATGTAAATGACAAAGGCGAGCTGTTCTTCAGGGTATCACTAACTCGGAATTTAAAAGGAATTGGCATCGAAGGAGACTCCGTAAACAATACCAAAAAACGATTTATCGAGATTAATCTGAAACCTGAATCCCAGGACCTTAAAATTGCCAGTATTTATACTAATGAGTTCAGCCAGAAAGAAGCCCTTAGCCGATGGTGGAGAGACCTGTCCTATGAGTGGAAGGCTATTTTTAAAAGGAAAGTAGAGCTGATTGACAGCGCTACGATCAGTGATATTAAAAATATATCCCAAATCAGTGAGCTGGACATTTCCGGCAACCAATACATCACCAACATCGAGCCACTCTCGCAGCTATCTAACCTCACACGGCTGGATATTTCAGGTACAGGCATCAGCGACCTGAAACCCATCAGAAATCTGACTAAGCTGGAAGAGCTTAACATCTCAAATACACGGGTAGATAACCTGGAGCCCCTTAAATATGCCGGGGCATTGAGATACCTGGAGCTGACAAATACGCCTGTCAGGGATATTAGTACAATAAAAAGACTGGGTAAACTACAGTCGTTAAACCTTAACGGGACCGAAGTAGCTGACATTAGCCCCGTTGCTGGTCTTACAGATTTAAAGAACCTGCAACTAGCATATACTCCGCTGTTGAGCATCGACGTGCTAAAACCTGTAAAAACTCTTGAAGAGCTCAATATCAGCTCTACCCATGTAACTACACTGTCGCCGGCTGCAGAGTTAAAAGAACTGAAAATCATAAAAGCCGACAGTACACCGGTAGCTTCACTGGCAGCACTTAGCAGCCTTAAATCACTAAAGATTATCTCTGTTAACTATACAACCGTATCTGACCTGTCTTCCCTAAGTGAGTTGCCTGAACTGGAGCGTATCTACTGCGACAGAACTGCTATTACCAAAGAAGCCGCCAGTGAGTTTATGGCAGAAAACCCTGGTGTACTGGTCGTATTTGAGTCTGAAGACTTGAAAAATTGGTGGACAAGCCTGCCGGTTTCATGGAAAACCATATTTGAGACATTTGTTAATATTCAAAATCAGAAACCGACCAAAGAGGAACTGGCAAAGATTACCGCACTGGATTCCATAAATATATCAGACAATCTTTACATACAAAGTATAGAGCCGCTCACAAAGCTTCGCAAGCTGCAAACCATTATACTTAGCAACACTGCCGTTTTCGACTTATCTCCGTTAGAAGGCTTACGCAACGTAAGCTATCTGGATGTCTCAGGAACCGAAGTAAACAACTTTGCCCCGGTGGCTTCGCTTAACAGGCTACATACTTTCAAAGCCAACAAAACAGACTTACCAAATCTCGATGACCTTAACAACCTGAGCAGGCTAAGGGAAGTAGAGGCAGACCATACACTGGTCAACGAGGTACACGTTCAGCAGTTCATCAACAACCACCCAGAATGCCTGGTTATATTCAAAACTGAATACCTTAAAGCCTGGTGGGAAGATCTTGACCCAACCTGGAGAAGTATCTTCTCTACACAGACCACTCTGAACAGTACTCCTACAAGGCAACAGCTACACAAACTTATCGAACTGGAAGTAGTACAGTTTGCCGAGGCTCCGGTTAGTGACCTGTCTCCTTTAAGAAACTTTTTAAATATTATAGAACTGATGTTTTCGGGGACGGCAGTTTCTGACCTTACACCACTTAAGGAATTCAAATCATTGGAAAAACTCCAGATCAGTAAGAGTCCTGTCAATAATATCTCTGCTTTGGCTAACTTTGCGAAGCTGACTACACTGGATATTTCCAATACACCGGTGAACAATCTGGACGCCATCTCAGGATTAGAAAATCTGACGGAATTGAACTGCTCAGGTACCCAGATCAAGCGGCTGAATGCATTAGACAACCTGGTTAATCTCCATGTGCTGGACTGCTCCAATACCAATGTAAAGCGGTTAGACGAAGTAATGCACCTGGATTTGCGCGTATTAAAATGCTACAATACCAGGATATCGTCAAGAAGAGTTGAAGAATTTAAGCAATCTAACCCTGATTGCAATGTGATATATTATTAG
- a CDS encoding penicillin-binding protein 1A yields the protein MKRTKRQKKGNKKQNTLSKKLFKVAMLAVLTLAGSFLIFYFSVKFGAFGKLPDTATLKKIENNTATEIYSADSVLLGKFYIQERTRARYNELSKYVVNALVATEDARFFEHEGIDYRSLARVFFKTFLMLDRSSGGGSTISQQLAKNLFPRKDHGMLSIPVSKVKEAIIAHRLESLYSKEEILTLYLNTVPFGDNVYGIEMAARRFFNKKTKDLNIQEAAVLIGMLKANYSYNPRLYPENSYTRRNVVLNQMAKYGYITDVAYDSLSKLPLQLDYTKITHNTGIATYFREHLRKELEKWCESHSKPDGSQYNLYTDGLKIYTTIDSRLQKYAEEAMKKHMADLQAVFNKHWANADPWGNNQQLISQALKNSTRYKHLEDKGLSEKEIMKALQEPVPMKIFQWQGEQEVKMSPVDSVKHYLTFLQTGVLAMDPKNGDIKAWVGGIDYEYFKYDHVNRNTKRQVGSTFKPFVYAAALEKGMNPCRYISGEKVTYTNLADWSPGNADEEEYDMKYTFKGALAKSVNTVTIRVLEDVGIPATISLAQKAGIDSELPEVPSIALGTANISLMEMVSAYCVFANGGFVVKPRYLTAVADNSGKMLDMFKADLSRERIITKETAMIMNTMLQAVVNEGTAGSYRWKYHMKHELAGKTGTTQSNTDGWFIGYNPEMVVGAWVGADNPAIRFRSTSLGSGASTAMPIVAKYFHKMQSDPKFKKQGYAPFPELPDYVARGIDCGIEKEDKVFMEWLFGNKKDGEKKTTFDDKASQESDEKKKNIFDKIGGIFKKKKDK from the coding sequence ATGAAAAGGACGAAGCGTCAAAAAAAAGGCAATAAAAAACAAAATACACTTTCAAAAAAGCTATTTAAGGTAGCTATGCTGGCCGTACTAACCCTGGCCGGTTCATTTCTGATCTTTTACTTCTCTGTAAAGTTTGGTGCATTTGGCAAACTACCTGATACTGCCACGTTAAAAAAAATAGAAAACAACACTGCCACAGAAATCTACAGCGCTGACAGTGTACTTCTGGGAAAGTTTTATATCCAGGAAAGGACCCGGGCAAGATACAATGAGCTTTCCAAATATGTTGTCAATGCACTTGTAGCAACGGAAGATGCCCGTTTTTTTGAACATGAAGGCATCGACTACAGGAGCCTTGCCAGGGTATTCTTCAAAACATTTCTCATGCTCGACAGATCATCCGGAGGCGGCAGTACTATCAGTCAGCAGCTTGCCAAGAACCTCTTCCCCAGGAAGGACCACGGCATGCTGTCAATACCTGTAAGCAAGGTTAAGGAAGCCATTATCGCCCATAGGCTGGAGTCTCTCTATTCAAAGGAGGAGATATTGACCCTTTACCTTAATACAGTACCGTTTGGAGACAATGTCTATGGCATTGAAATGGCCGCACGCCGTTTCTTCAATAAGAAAACCAAGGACCTTAATATACAAGAGGCCGCAGTACTTATAGGCATGCTAAAAGCTAACTACAGCTATAACCCACGACTCTACCCTGAAAATTCGTATACACGTCGCAATGTGGTGCTAAACCAAATGGCAAAATATGGCTACATAACTGATGTAGCCTATGACTCTCTGAGCAAGCTGCCCCTGCAACTCGACTACACCAAAATAACCCACAACACCGGCATTGCCACCTATTTCAGGGAGCATCTTCGTAAAGAGCTGGAAAAGTGGTGCGAAAGCCACTCCAAACCAGATGGCAGCCAGTACAACCTCTACACTGATGGCCTGAAAATATATACTACCATTGATTCCCGACTACAAAAATATGCTGAAGAGGCCATGAAAAAGCATATGGCCGATCTACAGGCTGTATTTAATAAGCACTGGGCCAATGCTGACCCCTGGGGCAATAACCAACAATTAATTTCGCAGGCACTGAAAAACTCCACCCGCTACAAACACCTGGAGGACAAAGGCCTGTCGGAAAAAGAGATAATGAAAGCATTACAAGAGCCAGTACCTATGAAAATATTTCAGTGGCAAGGCGAGCAGGAAGTAAAAATGTCTCCGGTCGATTCGGTCAAACATTATCTCACTTTTCTGCAAACAGGTGTACTGGCCATGGATCCTAAAAATGGAGATATTAAGGCCTGGGTTGGTGGTATCGATTACGAGTATTTTAAATACGACCACGTAAACAGAAATACAAAACGTCAGGTCGGGTCTACCTTTAAGCCTTTTGTATATGCCGCGGCGCTCGAAAAAGGGATGAACCCTTGCAGGTATATTTCAGGCGAAAAAGTTACCTATACCAACCTGGCAGACTGGTCTCCGGGCAATGCCGATGAAGAAGAATATGATATGAAATACACCTTTAAAGGTGCCCTGGCAAAGTCGGTAAATACCGTAACAATACGAGTGCTGGAAGATGTAGGTATCCCTGCTACCATATCCCTTGCACAAAAAGCGGGTATAGACTCAGAGTTGCCCGAAGTACCTTCTATTGCATTAGGTACGGCAAACATCTCCCTCATGGAAATGGTTTCTGCTTATTGCGTATTTGCCAATGGTGGTTTTGTAGTCAAGCCAAGATACCTGACTGCTGTAGCTGATAACTCTGGTAAAATGCTCGACATGTTTAAGGCTGACCTTTCAAGAGAGCGGATTATAACCAAAGAAACAGCGATGATCATGAACACCATGCTTCAGGCAGTAGTCAATGAGGGAACGGCCGGCAGCTATCGCTGGAAATACCATATGAAGCATGAGCTCGCCGGTAAAACAGGAACTACCCAATCCAATACCGATGGCTGGTTTATAGGCTATAACCCGGAAATGGTGGTAGGCGCCTGGGTAGGTGCTGACAATCCGGCCATACGCTTCCGCAGCACCAGCCTGGGTTCAGGAGCCAGCACGGCAATGCCTATTGTCGCAAAATACTTCCATAAAATGCAATCTGATCCTAAATTCAAAAAGCAAGGCTATGCTCCTTTCCCTGAATTGCCTGATTATGTTGCCCGAGGTATAGACTGCGGCATTGAGAAAGAAGACAAAGTATTTATGGAGTGGCTCTTCGGCAACAAAAAAGATGGAGAAAAGAAAACCACCTTTGATGATAAAGCCAGTCAGGAAAGTGACGAAAAAAAGAAAAATATCTTCGACAAAATAGGTGGCATTTTCAAAAAGAAAAAAGACAAGTAG
- a CDS encoding response regulator, with the protein MNLISNIKIVIVEDDQYYAESLKAHIQHHLVKAESNLTFDIKHYTSAQGCLNGLEKNIDIIILDYNLESNPGNLHYSGQELLKIINGFCNDCKVIIVSGQKDQDVAIELFQIGIYEYIEKDEDALIRLSSTLRRAIRDKILDHYI; encoded by the coding sequence ATGAACTTAATAAGTAATATAAAGATAGTTATAGTTGAAGACGATCAGTACTACGCTGAGTCGTTGAAAGCACACATACAACACCACCTCGTCAAAGCAGAATCTAACCTGACTTTTGATATCAAACATTACACTTCGGCACAAGGATGCCTGAATGGTTTAGAAAAAAACATTGATATCATTATTCTTGATTATAACCTTGAGAGTAATCCTGGCAATTTACATTACAGCGGACAGGAGCTGTTGAAAATTATAAACGGGTTTTGTAATGACTGCAAGGTGATCATTGTATCCGGACAAAAGGATCAGGATGTAGCCATAGAACTGTTCCAAATAGGTATCTATGAATACATTGAAAAGGACGAGGATGCGCTAATTCGTTTGTCATCAACCTTAAGGCGCGCAATCAGAGATAAAATTTTAGACCACTATATATAA